DNA from Rhinolophus sinicus isolate RSC01 linkage group LG16, ASM3656204v1, whole genome shotgun sequence:
GCCCGCTGGACTGCAGGACACAGCCACCCTGGGGAACACCTCTGGTTGTCCGGCCCTCCTGCTGGAGCCTCAATGGGCACTGCTGCAGCAAagcacccccaaccccaggcaaGGAGCTATTGCATTGTGGGAAGTGACCAACAGGGAAGTGATTCACCGTTATGAGCTTTCTCACAGGGGTAGAGAGATCATTCACATGCACCGCTAGGGCGTCCTCACCGGTGAAGTGGGTGTGAAAGAGGGTGAGGCAAGATTTATAGATGAGTCATTTCCCTGGATGCCCATGGACCTCCCACCCCCCCGCCTGTGTCCTGGTCGGTCCCTAGCGGTCAGCTGCCATCAGTCTGCTCATAGGTTTAGCCGCCCAACACCTTCTGGCCAGAGGCCACTGTTATGGTCGTcctgcaccccactccccaccctcctaACCCCCAGTCCacatgtgaccttacttggaaccAGGGTCATTACAGATGTGACCAGTCAGGACAGGGTcctactggagtagggtgggcccctgATCCAACACGCCTGGTGTCCTTACACAAAGGAGAACTTGgaggcacacatacacacaccacgtGGAAAATGCCACGAGAGCACGAAGGCAGAGGTCGGGGTGAAGTGTGTTCAGGCCCAAGACTACCGAACATCATGTCACCCCCAGAATCTGGGGGACCCCAGGAGCAGGGTCTGCCCCACAGCCTCAGAAGGAGCCAGGCTGCCCGCTCCTGACCTTGAACTTCCCACCTCCAGATGGAGAGACGGTAACTATGTGAGGTTCAAGCGTCCAATGTGTGGGGCGCTGTTGCGGCTGCCCCGGAAACACACACCCACAGAGAGGTTGTTGGTAGCTCAGGTCTGGGCACTGAGAGGCCACGAGAAGCCACGGCTTTCACTGGGGGGCGGGTTTCCATTGGCCTGGGGTCTGGTCTGAGGTGACAGGGGGGGTAACTCATTGCCTGGAGGGACCCCACAGGTGGCGGGAAGGAGGAGACAGGCCAGGTGTGAGAAAACAAGcagcattattttattcatattcaaAAGACACCCTGTTGCAACATCAGTTCTGTAAGACTCTCTTGTCATTTTTCTCCAGTTCTGGGCACACAGATCGCAGGAAGGGTTGTGTGATCATGGTGCTCTAGGCTGCGTTCCTCAGACGACGACATTCTGTGTTTTCCCAGGAGACACAGGGATATTCCCTCTTCCATAAAGCAATACACTTGTTCCTAATTGTCTGGAGAACACACAGCTCCCTCCGTGTGTATCTGTTTCCCACACTTTGGGGGAGAAACATGACAAGGGCAAATTATTTCCCTATTATAAGAGACGTGGTAGATAGACGGCAAGTGAAATTTGCATTCTGGGTCAGGGAAACAATCTGGGTGTGGGGGTCTGTGGCTACGCGGGGAACTTGCGTCCTGCCTGGAGGTGACCACAGCAAACCCACCATGCCCAGGTAGGGCCAAGTTTGGGCATCAGCCCCATCTAGCTGAATTTTcaagagaagacagaaatctaGATTGTTTTAGGTAAAATGGGCAATGTGCTAAATGTTGACTGAATCTTTGCCTGTTCTGTAACCTGTGTCCTTTATAAAACTTACGATGATATGAaaattgtttgttgtttatctCCCCCGCTCCCGACGAGATGTAAGGTGTTTGAGAGAAAGCATGGGTCTACCATATTTACTGCTCTATCCCAGTGCTTGCAATACTTcctagcatatagtaggtgctcaataaatgccagtCGAATAGGTGAACGACCCCTCACCTGATAGCGTTTGCATGCACCCAAGATTTCATGCAACTCCCTTTTTCTGTGGAATCGTCTTGGTGCTGCATTGGATTTTTGGAGGAATCTGAaggtcagctttttttttttaacccgaCCCAGTTACCATAGGCACACACACGCCTCAGGAGGTTGACATCTGAATGTAGTATGTGTGAGATCCAAGGCAAGGCCAGGGTGATTTCCTCGCTCCAGCCGAAAAGGAGGCTGGGATATACGCGCGCCTGCCGCAGTCCTCGCTTGCTGCCATCCATCTGCGGGCTTTTAGTGCAGAATTGCATGTGATTTATTTGCAAATCCTTTCAGGTCCTGGAGGAGAGACACTTAGTGCACAATGCACTTTGTCATTATGTGTCAACATCGTCTCAGAGTAGAGAGCGGCATTACACGATGTAAGGGTGTAATTGGATGGCACTGGGATCCTTAAATCTGTGTGTTCATTTACCCAAAGCCACAGCATGCGCAGAGCCGTTTGCAGTTGACGCCAGCCCCTTGGAAGGGGGTCAGCGTGTAGAAAGACAAAGGATTGCCATAAACACACTGAAGGCAAACTTTATATTTACAGTCGGCAGGTTTATAAATGCAGATGACATCCTTATGCTCTGCAGCACATTCTGCTCGCATGTAGACTGAGGGGTCCAGCGGCTGTGGGACGGAACAGACCACTCGTGGAGAAAAGTGGGAAGCAGGGGAGGCCGCTGCAAGCAAAGGCATGTCATCAGGAGGGGTGAGTTTCATCACCCGAGCCGACGGGGTCAGTAAACCTGGGGACAGGGGCGACAGACATCCCCGGCAAGTGGGAAATGCCTCAGCTGGAGGGGAGCGTGCTGAGGGCGGGAGGGTAAGCTGTCTACATTATCTAAGGGGGATTGAACCATAGGCATATatagagtcagagagagaaaagggagggagacacacaaggagagacacagaaactcccagagaaagagagaactggaggagagagagacagaaagtgacaCGGGaaaaaccagagagagagagagagagagagagagagagagagagagagatcctgaTTCCACAGCAGTGCCTCTCGCAGCTCTGGCCTCAGTTGTTTCTCATGGTCTGGCTGGCATGGTCTCAGCAACCAGCCTCTGCCTCGGTGCGTGCGTGAGTCTGCTCACCTCTCCCTTCACCTCCATGTTTGTGGGTGTTGCCTCCGAGGGATTTGAGAATATTCACGGGCCATCCTGAGTTCAAGCCGTGTTAGCCTTTCAGGGCTGCCCAGAACCCACCGCTTGCATTGCCTCCCCATCCGTTGGTGCATCGGGTCCGTCCCTCTCTCCAAGGTGGGGGCCTTACGTTGTGCCACACCCAACCCTTACACACCCAGAGCCCCGATTCTTCTTACCCTGCACACGACACACCTTTGTGTCAATAGCCCTGGACAGGAGACCCAACGTGACTGTCGCCGGACCCACCGCCAAACAGCCGTCTTCTTTCTAGAGAAGCACGGCCCTGAGTCTGTCAGTGTTGAATTCCTCATGACTCCTCTTTACCCTCAAAGACCAGCCTCCTCAAAGGACGTGTGAAGGTCGCCTGGTGGGGCTTCTCTATGGCCATCACCTAGCAGGTGACACAAACACATCGTGAACGCTGGAAACTGCCCCAATGCCCCCCAAGGACCAGCGACTGTGGAAGGGCAGTGACGCAGTGGGGAGTACAGATTTCAACATAGTGAACTTGCTAAAAAAAGCCCACTGCTTTGAACCTGACTAAGATTCTGGGCCCACACCCCTGTTTTCCACAGAGGCCTGCCCTGAATCACTACGAGggcttctgtttgtttgtctgttcctGGCATCCAGTTACAAAGGTACGTGTGGCCCATGTACCCACGTGCTCCCTTTCCGTCCTTGTGAGTAGGTGCCTGGTCTGTCATAGCCGGGCCTGCTCTGACCCAGAACCCGGGCGATGACAGGGCGCAATCACACCTCCCACGCTGACGGCGGCCCAGGCTGCCTCTGGTTGCGCTCTCGGCAAGATGACCTGCTCCAGTTCCAAGGACGCACATGCCCCTCGATCCCGTCACTTTTCTTCCATAGTCTGCAGTATTCAATACTGGAGTCACGTGGACTTCACAACACCCAAATCGTGTTGCTTAAAGAAAGAGAGGGACTGTTCTTTCCTGGAAGCTCTCAGAAGCCCAGTGATGCAGAACCCATTTGTCTTCCAAGTTCTAAACATCTCGCCACACATGACAAACCTCTTAACGTTGACCAGACACCGTAAGCTGGAATGCGTGCATGGGTTCCGACTCGGGCCTCCCCACTGAGCCAGGGACGTTCTCTGGGGCTCTCCAAATCTcgtcctgtcccctcccccactgccacACATCCCCAAATTAAAGGCCGAAAGGTGAGTGGGAAGCACTGCCTGCGAATGTCCGGCTTACACACCTTCATGTAACCCCTCCAGGTAGCTGTGTCGCTCTCTGCGTTCCCCAGGGTCCAGGTCCCAGCTTGCGTTTTCCCCACCGCCGGTCACTAGGGAATGCACAGCGGGGCACCCATCGTCCGGTGGGACGGTGGTGAAGGTGGTGAAtttcactcttttcctttttgaggTAGGGGATGTTGGTGGCTCGCTCTTCTGATCTTTCCCGTCCACGACTGCAAGTCCTGGAGATCTGAACAGCGGCCCGTTGACACTCTTTGGGGAGTTGGTGTGCAGGAGATGCTTACTCTCTTCGAAGGCCAGGCCTCTGTCCACGGCGGTGATTTGTTCATCCTGAGACGACACCAAGTTCACGTGATTCTCCAACAGTTCTGCCCGGTGGGTCAGCCCAACCCAATCATGGGAGTGACTCAGACCTTCCTGCTCTTCGAAGGGCACCTGCTTGTGCCTGTACTTCAGCGCAAAGGTCACACAGTTGACGAGGAAGACGAGGATGGCCAGGCAGAAGACGCCCAGCAGCGCGTACATGCCGATCTCCAGGTCGCTCAGGCCTTTGGCTGCCTGGGCGGGGTCCTCCTCGTCCGCCTCCCCATGGCTTCGGGGGAGGTCCGCCTGCGCTGGGAAGGTGTCCAGGCGGCTGCCATCGTCCAGGAGTCTTTCCTGGCCGTTGTTCTTCTGGAAGGTTGACCTCTCTGTGGTGGACCCTCTTCCTTCCATGAGGCCCGTGGAAGAGCTGCTGTAGAACTGTCCCTCTTGACTCTGCCACTCTTGCAAGGGCTTCTTAGGTCTTCGGTCACGGACACTATTTTCCAGGTGGGCTCCTGTGCCCAGGTGTCTGCTGTCACTGGTGTTGGGGTTGGCATCGTGTTGGCCAAACTTCACTTTGATGTTGGCCGTCCCCACGGCTAGCACGCTCTTCCGCTTGGATTTCTGGCACGATTCACTAATGACCATTTCCACCTTCACCAAAGCACCCTGTCCTTCGCTTTCAGCAGCGATTAGAGGCCACTTGAATTTGGGGTCCTGCTGGATGGAGACCACCTTCTCATCCAAGGACGTGGCCGTCAAGGAGAAGTCTTTCCCGTCGTAAATATCCAAGGGCGTGACAGAGCCATCACTGAACTGCACCCAGCAACTGATGGCTGCTTCCTGTTGAAGAAAACAAGTTAGTCAGAATGGGCCCCAAAGCTCACGGAACACCAACTCGCAGCAAAAGAGACACTGTCACAGAAACAATATGAGAAGAACAAAGCCAAAACTTTGAAGTGGTGTAGAAACAAGCGATGAGAAGTACTACGGGTAGGAAAGAAAAttcattcttataaaaatgtaaaaccaataGAAAACCCCAACACTAAAGAGACCATAACAAAACAGCACCAGCGAGAAACACCCCATAATAAGATTCGCTTTGTTTCCCGGGCTGTTGAACGAATCATCTTGGCTGTGCAAGACCCACGTGTGCACAATAATAAATTACACGTCACAGCATATTACTGGTTACAAGTGTTATACGCTGCAGTGAAAActatttattgcattatttttaaggTGCTTTAATGCCGTGTCCCCATGTATGACTCATGACACAGATCAAAGCCCCTAATCCAGGCAAGGACACGCCAGAGGTGCTGCAGGCTTTGAGTTCATTGCTTCCGCCTCCTCTGGGCCTACAGAAGTGGGTCCACTGTAGCTTGTGGGCCGTCTTGGCGTGGAGACAAGGGCTTACAGAAGCCAGAGGAGACGCACCGGATTTGGAGAGCCTTtgtctcccacccaccacccaccccaccactgGGAGAAACTGGGAGGCCAAAGGGTGGCCGAGGTTGGTGCCCATGCTCCATCTACCGACCTCTAACTTCGTTGTTTAGACCGACACTCCTGGGGATGAGTCCGGCCAGGGAGCTCACAGTGGGGGAAGGAGACAACCTCCATTGAAACTGGCGTGTGACCTCCCCTGGCGTGTGACCTCCCCTGGCGTGTGGCCTCCCCTGGCGTGTGACCTCCCCTGGCGTGTGGCCCACCCTGCACTGTCCCAGGCCCTGCTTCCGTACCTGTTTGGGCCTCTGTAAAAGCTCCTGAGCCACTGCTGTAGCAAAGATGGCTCTGTTGCTCCCTGGGCTGAGCTGCAAGGAGAGTGACAGCCCTGTCACCAGCTGGACCCCAAGGTCTGTGATTGTCACCTTCTCTTCCAGCACGGTGATGGTCTTTTCAGCCAAGATGGCATCTGACAGAGGCGACAGGATCTGAAAGGGAGAACCAACATGGCAAAGGAGAGCCTTCCAGGTCCCAGCAGTTCCCACAACAGCAGAAGTGATGTCCCTTGCAGGGTGGGACAGAGTAGGACAAATGAGCCAGAACGAACAGAGACAGGTCTGTCCCACTAACGTTTTCTTCCAGAAGATGTGTCTTGCTtgtgaaaacaatgttttcttaaaGTAGCAGTGAGATGGTGCCAAGGAGTGGGTGGTGTAGGACTTggcaccctcccccaccacaaACACAAATGCCGTTACCCACCGTGCGTCCCCCAAGTCCTCGAGAGGAAGCATGAACTTTCTCAAAAATCAGGACTAACTTTATGATTCTTCTACGGCATGGACTTTCCCTATCATTTAGGGCAGTTTTTGATGAAAATTTTTCATTCTACTTACATGCTTTGTTAAAAAAACTTCATAGCCTCAAAGAACAATGGGCTTGATATGCTGGGTGGGTATTTATatgtttctctctcacacaatAACCAATGTGCAGCAGATGGGACACTGTTGGTCCATGTACCACCTAAATAGTCCCTTGTGTCCCTGGGAGCCCACACTCCACACTCGGGGAACCTGAGCAGTGAAGCTCAAGCTCCCTCCACCCCTGACATGAGGACCCCAAgtctccctcctcctctgggCAGCTGTGATGGCCTGGGAAGTGGAGGTGACACTCAAGGTTGGACCCTGACCAGGAAATCCCGCCTCTGCAGAACGTCTACGGGATCACTTCTCCCCGTCTTCATCCCTCCCCCACGTTGCAAAGAGCTGCTCCCTATGAAGCCTCAACTTTCTGGATGAAATGGGTTCCATCCTCTTTCCACCTGCTTTCTGGACTGATTTCTCTTTCCAAGGTGTTGGTGATTCTATGAAGATGTCTTTCAAGACACCAGTTTCTCCGCGCTCCTTAAACCTGGTCATCCAGATGCCACCTTCCGTTTTCGAGTCTGGTTAGCACACTTTGAATGGCAGTGAGCGTGACATGTGCATCCCCAGAAGGAAGCGGACACGTGGATTTTATTTATTCCGAGTCCTAAGGGCTCAGGAGTAGATGACCCACCAGGACGACTGCCCGGCCCGCTCTCTGTAACACCCTATTTCTGAGCTCTCCGCCTTTCCTCTGGGCGCGTCCCCTGGCACATAGAGCAAGTCTCACTGTGGGGAAGATTCCAGGCATCAGTGTTAGCACAGCCTCTGAACTGATCGCAGGGACTGAGGGCTTTCAACTCATTAGTCAGTGTGGAGTCTGCTAGGTCTTGTCTACAGGGCAGAAATGTTTGGCTGGACATACACAATCCTTCACAACCAGCAGCGCCCTTCTCCTGCTGTCTTACCTGAATGGTGGTCATTCCCAGCTCCTGGCCAGCCAGCACCTGGCCCCCTTGCAGGCGGGCGATCCGGGGCTCATCCACCTGCATGAAGTCCGTCACCAGCTCCGTGATGTCCACCTGCCAGTCTGAGCCCAGCAGGTGGGCCAGGTGGCCCCCGCGGTCGGCTGCCTCCGCCACAAACTGTGTCAACACACGCACCATGGCGTGCTGGTACTGGAGGGCACAGCCTCGTCCCCGCCGCTCGTCCTCGTCCTCTTCCTCGCTGTCCCGAGCTGGCCTGTCAAAGGGTCAGGTCAGTTTAACAGATGCTGACTTGTTGGCCAGACGTCAGGGCTGTGCGTGAAGCATGGCAGGGGCCGCAAGGCCAGCCGGGTGTGGGCTCAGGCCGACGCACAGGTGGGACTCAGAATCTGGGACCCGGGTGTGGCATGGGTACTGACCAGCTGGAATGGATTGGGGGGTGGGCAGAGTTCTAAGGAGCCCCAGTGACCCCCACACCTGGTCTCCACTTTGTGAGCTGGACCTAGTCATTTCTTCTAACGAAAGATTATAGAAAAGGTATGGGCTGTCACTGCCAAGGTGAGGTTTTCAAAGGGTCCGACCTCTGTCTAGCCCAGTGCCCTTTCCTTGGTTCTTCTCTCATTCTCACTCTGGGGAAGCAAGCCGCCATGCGCTCGCAGCCCTCAGGAGATGCCCACAGGACCAGACCTGAGCGTGGCCTCTGGCCCAGGCAGTGAGGGGCTGAGACCTGCCACCAACCACGGAGCGTGGACGCAGACCTTCCCCAGTGAGCCTGAGACGAGAGGGCAGGTCCAGCCCATCAGAGGCCCCACTAAGTCTCTCCTGCATCCCCGATTCAGGGACAGTGAGAGGTACCACCTGATCTTCTTTTAAGCTGTTAAGTTTGGGGGTGAGTCACTGAATTGTGTAGCAACAGGTAACTAACACAACAGGGCCGTGGATGCCTGCTGTGGCCCTCGGGAGGTGACAACCTAACTCAGGGTGAGGTGACAGGTGATGACAGATGCGGTTGGCCCAGGCGACAGACAGATGGTCATTGTCCCTCCACGCCTGATGCCCGGGGCACAGTCAGCCCTCCCCCGCAGCAGTGTCCATCGGGACAGCTGGTCACCTCTCCTATCAGGTCTGCTGCCAGATGTGACAGCACCTAAGCTGCCAGCATCATGCTCAGCCAGTTCTTCGTGAATCCCTCCCCGTGGTCACCCGCTCTCAGCAGCATCAGGAATCAGTCCTGACTCCGCCCTCCAATGCAACACCGGAAACCCTAGTGGTTCAGAAAGGACCCCTTGCTGAAACCATCGTCCGGCTGCATGTGGGACCCACGCCTTCATCCCTTGAAGCTGTCCCCTCTCCCACGGGTCACACGGTGGCTGTCCAGGGCAAGGACGCTAAGAGAAGCACCAATGCTCTGACCTCGGCTGAGCTCACAGACCCCAGGGAAATGTCCTCTAATTCTGCACACGCGCATTTGGGACACAGGTCGCTCATACCTGAGCCTTGGCGCCTCTGAGATGACAATGTCTGAACTCCCTGACCTCCCACACTGTCACGATGTGCGTCTGCTTGCCTCGTGTGGATGATGGCGACTTATCGCTCTATGACACACCCTCAGAGTGATGCAGCAGACACACAGTGACATGCGTCTTGCTTCCTGTCCCCAGGCAAAGTGCGCCCAGCGCCCCTGGACTGGGGGAGGAGAGGTGCCCAGCTCTGGGAGCATCGTCCCGACGTCTCCCGTGGGCCCGTGTCGTGCACTTTCCCACGGCCCATTCTCCCCTCCTGCTGGTGTCGGCCCCCTGGGGCAGCGGGGCTCACCTGACCCTCTAGTTCTTCAGGTTCCAGCCAGGGGACCGCGGCTGCAGCCTACCAGCCACGTGCATTCTGTCACTTGGGCTCCAGTGACTGGATCAGGGATAAGACTTAACTCCAGGGCTTTCGTGGGAATGATTGGGAAACGGAAAAGGTGCTTTCTGTGGCATCGCAGAGAAGACAGAGTGAAAGTCGGGACGCTCACAAGAAAAGCCCGACGGGATGCAGCCCCATGAAGCAAACCAGAGCCGAGAGGTGGAGACCGAGTCCTGGAAGACCCTTTGGTCTCTGGACCCGGTCACACCTGAAACGGGCAACCCCGCCAACAGCTATTTGAGCTGCTGCACCCTGACCTGGGTTTCTGGGGGGGTCGGGAGGCACACACCCACCTCTTGCTGGGGACGATGGGGACTCTCCAGCCCTTGACCTGGTTCAGCTCGGCGTCCGTGACCTCGATCTGCAGCGGGAGCCGTGGGGCCCACACCGTCATCTCCAGGGGACGGCTGAGGTGCTGGTAGCTGAAGTTCACGACCACGCCCACCTTGCCCTTGATTTCCTTCCCGTTGACGAACACAAAGTCGCAGCGGTCGGACACCTGTGCAGAGGGCGAGACACAGAGTTTGTATCAAATCCCGCAGCCAAAGGAGCAGCGGGAGGACCAGGGGAGAGGGACGCCCCCTGGCTGTTTTGGGGTCACTCGTGTGACGAGGGAGGTTTCTGTCTAGGGCCTCTGGAGGGGGTGCCACCCTGCTCACACCGGGACTTCCGGCCACTGAAACTGATTGGGGACGTCTGGCTTCTAGAACCATGGGATGATAACAAATGTTGTCCTCAGCCAGCGGGTGAGGGGTGGTTTATGTCAGCAGCCCCAGGTGACAACAGAGGACAGGGCCACGAGACTGGGGCTCGGCTGGCTGGGCTCTGTGGAGAGGGAAGGGGCGCCCCTCCAGCTCACTGAGCAGGTCACACACTTGCTCTCAGTCAGTCCTCAGGACACCCAGCAGGCAAGGCCGTTACTGTCTGCATTTCAGGAGCATCACCTGAGGCCCGAGATGGTAAGTGACAAGGGACATTTCCGTGGGACGCAGGGCTGGAAAGCGGCAGAGCCCAGACGCCACGCCAGCCTGCACCACCGTCCTCTGGGCAGCTGGGCCATCCCACCAGGGTTCCTGGCAGCCTGTCTCCTCAAAGGAGGAGCACTGCCCCCAGCACCCAGGGAGGGGGGCGTGAGAAAAGCAAAGCGGAAGCCACTAGGCTGTTCAAACATCAGGTGAAACATTTCCAGCAAAGTCCCTTTTATCTCCACGGCCAGGCAGTGGGGACACTGAACACAGCAAGGGGCACAGAGACAGGCGTCCGGGGTACCCCACAAGTGAAGGGACGTGGGCCTGCACATCGGGGAGCCTGCGGGCTGTCCTCCTAGCTGTGTGCCCACAGCAGGGGCACCGGAGACTGACTGGCAAAGCCGATGGGGCAGCTTTGGTGGCTCCATTACGACTGTGGTCTCAGCTCTCCTGGCTCCAGGGCCAGTCAGACTTTACACTTAGGCTTTTCTCTTTCAAGTCTTCCAACTCTGAGTCAGGCTGAATTGTCAGAgatgcagagagagggagggaaggagggcggGCTTACTGATAAGACCTGTTTTCAGGGCAGCAGGTTGTTTCTTGAATTTAAGTTTCTGGGCCCTCCTGCCTAGCGGGGTGCTCTAAGGAAAGGAGACAGGACATCCGGGCAAGCGTGGCAACCACGTGCTCTGGGACGAGGGGAGCAGATGCCTGCTGTGCTGAGACAGTGGCCAATGGAAGGCTGAGTCTCGCATCTGTTTTGGTTTTAGACTCAGCGGTTCTTCCTCGAGGTAGTAAGACAAGGTGGGAGCTAGAGCTTGGTTACAGGGCGGAGGTTACGTAGAGGGACGGCAGGGCTCGGCAGAGGACTGGGGGACTGGAGCCCCCACGGCTGCCTGGGGCCACATCCACGGCATGGTCCACATGCTCCGCGGAGGCCTCCAGAGAGCTGTTTGCCGACGTCTGGTCCTTCTTCAGACCCATGGCAGGCTGTCCTGCAGCTCGCTTGCTGCTGGACAGGAAATGAGTATCATGACAAGTTGGGAGCAGGAATGACACCTGTCACCCTCTCTCGGGAACACTGACTTTCCAATAAGGGACCTTCCAGATCTCCCTGTCCTTCCAGAGGCCCCCGGCGGTGTTGCCGATGGCGGCTGCCCTGTCACCCTGGGTCCTGAGTGCCTGTGACAAGGGGACCCCGCACAATGCTGGGAGGTCAGGCGGCCTGGGTGACAAGCAGCCTTGCTTGTCTTAAGTCACTGATATTTCGGAGTTCCTGTCACCGCATTGTAACCAGGCTGTTCTCAGAGCTGCAGAGTGACCTGTTCTGATCACTGTGTTAAATGAAGAATGCAGCAAAGGACGGGAGTTGGCTGGGCCGCTGCGGACGGCACACAAAGGCAGGCGGTAAGGAGGCAGCAGAAGGAGGGTCCTCCCTCTGGCCAACACCAAATGAGCTGGAATGTAACGGGGTCCCAGCGGAGAGTCTCTGTTACAgacaggcagggcctggggcctcCCGTCCTAATGCTAAGGACTTTCTAATGACTGACACGGTATGCAAATGACTCTACAAAAATCAGGGAGGAGTGACGTGT
Protein-coding regions in this window:
- the TMEM132D gene encoding transmembrane protein 132D, encoding MCPSEMGTPWSRWSPVLISLAALFSKVTQSRGALESIQRFSLLPTYLPVTYRVQHADVSFFLKEANQDVMRNSSLQSRVESFLVYKAQRPPVLNASYGPFSAQQALGRDLLLPASPFGFPGQFALNWKLKAHILRDRVYPGRPTVQVLFHVVGRDWAERSPGEQLPCLRVFAFRETREVRGGCRLRGDLGLCVAQLQLLSSWFSAPAVLAGRKRPAEPAEGSAVELYYAVHAGDERGDCARGPTLTSGGTGPGRSDVDESGPPLQRIGTVFLYQAHSRPPLRELRLDGNVAVHYLPQTARLGDVLSFPVSVSRNCTEDRFTLRVKVKKGLRVAGVRASSPSIWEVKESSDYMGKYAPAAIVCQKTSAGSDNSASGVSDEVMQIDVEIQEPSDPPATQLVTWQVEYPGGVVSDLGVSKIYVSQKDLIGVIPLAMEAELLNTAILTGETVAVPVKVVSVEEDGTVTHLLTSVQCRSSDEDVIKVSDRCDFVFVNGKEIKGKVGVVVNFSYQHLSRPLEMTVWAPRLPLQIEVTDAELNQVKGWRVPIVPSKRPARDSEEEDEDERRGRGCALQYQHAMVRVLTQFVAEAADRGGHLAHLLGSDWQVDITELVTDFMQVDEPRIARLQGGQVLAGQELGMTTIQILSPLSDAILAEKTITVLEEKVTITDLGVQLVTGLSLSLQLSPGSNRAIFATAVAQELLQRPKQEAAISCWVQFSDGSVTPLDIYDGKDFSLTATSLDEKVVSIQQDPKFKWPLIAAESEGQGALVKVEMVISESCQKSKRKSVLAVGTANIKVKFGQHDANPNTSDSRHLGTGAHLENSVRDRRPKKPLQEWQSQEGQFYSSSSTGLMEGRGSTTERSTFQKNNGQERLLDDGSRLDTFPAQADLPRSHGEADEEDPAQAAKGLSDLEIGMYALLGVFCLAILVFLVNCVTFALKYRHKQVPFEEQEGLSHSHDWVGLTHRAELLENHVNLVSSQDEQITAVDRGLAFEESKHLLHTNSPKSVNGPLFRSPGLAVVDGKDQKSEPPTSPTSKRKRVKFTTFTTVPPDDGCPAVHSLVTGGGENASWDLDPGERRERHSYLEGLHEGV